TCATAAGTTTAACCAAATCCTGAATTGTAATTGACTTACTCAAATAGAACTTGTCTGATGACATGGAGTAGGAAGAATTAAGACCTCAGAAAAGCAACACGTCAGGTCTCgatctaaaagaaaaatcaagaacagatgagaaacaaagttatTGACATTTGTCAGTATGAAAAGGTTTACAAATCCATTTCTAAAGCTCTGGGTCTGCAGCAAACGACTGCAGAGAAAGGGAGTTTAGCCTCGCTATGcgtttgtttcatttatatcACAAGTAAAGGCAATAGAGGACAATTGGATGACCTTCAATGGATGATCAGCTTCTATTTGTCCCTCTCTGAGCTTTTGTACAATATAAATGGGATACATTTTATCTTAGCTCTAATGGTCAGTGGTAAGTTAAAATTTTGCCTCCAATTAAGCAAATAACTCTTAAGGCTCTTACTTGACTGTATGAGTTAAATAAACAGTACTAGGGAGTAGAATGACAGCATGATCAGTCACCAATGATCCTGTCTAATTTAATCATGTCTTGCCTGGACAAGAAGAGACAAGCAGAAAAGTAAGGGTTGGAGAGTGAAGCGTGTCCTTCTCTTTTCCCACTGCACGTTTCTAAACCGCTCACCTCTGCAGACCTTACGGACTCTGCAGAAAGCATTGCCcttatttcaattttttccaAACTCTGACAAACCACCCTATCATTCCCTCATGCGTTTCCCCACTCCCTACTGCCATTATTTGTAATGAAAAGCATCAGTAAGGCAACAGTAAGAATGCTGCTTGACTGCCTCTTGTACGTCCTCTCGCTCTGTTGCTTGGTGGTGGGGACTGCAGTGTGTGGAAAGTCTGCGGCAATGCAGGGGATCTACAATGGGTTTGTcacagaagaaagagaaagatgGAGTATGCTAAAATGGCCTTGTTGAACAGATGTTAGCGGCATATTAGTGTTATTGTGTCTCTAAAGATATGATAGTAGTCTGTTACCTTCTTTTGTGGCAGCAGTGGAGTCACTATGAAAGATTCATGGGAACCTTTTATGTGAGTTGTGTTTGGGTTTATGTCTTGTAAGGCTGATTTTGTTCATTGCTCACTTGGACAGTAAGAGAAGAAGGCATTTTGTGCAACATTAGATTGTACTAATAATGTTGAGATTGCCTGAATGCAATCATTGTGcttttgtcataaaatgtttgaaacatcttttaaaaatgtactttcacCTCAAATTTATTAGTTCTTTCCTGTGAGGGTAATACCTGTTTCCCTTTTTGACTAAGTACAGATCTCAGACCTTGAAGAAATACACTCTTCCAGACTGTAGTATTCGTATCCGGCATCTTATGAATTCCCTGTCCTCTGAGGATTTaaacaaaaccttttgaaaGAATAACAGAATCAGTTTTTCCCAACAGTTATCTAATGTAGATATGGTCAAAACACTTTCTTCTGTGTGGGTGAGAGCTTAGTCACACTGATGAGCAGATGgtaggaaaataaattttcctaCCAGAGGAATAAGTAAACATTCAAGGACCTTCTGCCCAGAGAGACCTGAATCAACCTGGAACAAAAGCAAACTGGTTCTGAGAAAATAAGCAGCTTCTAAGAAGACTGGAGAGTCTCTCCAGGCTGAGGCTGTCTCATCACCCAACCTGACAGGTGTATAGAAATCCAAATTATGCACAACTTCTTTGTGtctataagtaacttttcaactgAGTGGACAGAAGTCACAAATGGGGAGCGCCCCATGGTTCACTCCTGGGGCCCTTTCAGTTTAATATCTACTTGCTCTCACTAGCTCAGATTACAGTAACTAATAATATTAGTTACCTTAGCTAAATTACAGTGTCAGCAAATgagatttgaacccaggaccttcttccTGTAAGACAACAATACTGACAACTGTGCTTCCATACAGCTCCAGACATTCtacacttttaaaactttatttctaaattaattcaaaaagtgcaaagtgaaaaatttattcactttgcaattttggtctaacttgtgttgctctgtcagATAAACTGCTGTTAACACAcattagtttgtgtttgtaactcTAGAGGTTCAAGGAATATAAATACTCTTGCAAATTACTGTCATATGTAGCCATATCCAATACTGTTTGTGCCAGTAAAGGTAAAGTCTTGCTTTTTTTTGAGCTTCTGACAAAACGCTTGTGCTGAAACATCTTTCATTGTTGCTGATCCGGCAGGCAAACTGGCGTTCACTAAAATGAAACGTACTGCTGTGACTGACAGGCAGCCTGCAGTGCGGAAAGAGCAAttttgccaaaagaaaaaaaaagtgcctcAGGGCTATGGCCAAGCAAAAACACACGGTTCATTTATCTTCCTGACACCTTCTTAACGCAAGAGCTAATCCACTCAGCTGGGCTCCACCGTGAGCCCAGCGCCGATTCCTGCTTTTTGTACAATTCcaggatgaaaacaaaacatgtgaCAGACACAAATGAGTGATGCTTATTTGGGTACATCCAGGCTGACTGCGAGCGGGATGAAACAGATGATCTGGTGTCATCTTGGAGGCATGTTAATCATAAAGGCAGGGAGTGGGAGAAGTGTGGGGGGACTGCTGGATCGTGGTGGCGTGTTTGGTTTGTAATCACGATGGCAGTGCAATGGAAATCAATGTCAGCACTGTAGAAGCTGCTGCTTGTGTACTGAAAGCTCTCGCACTGTGAACCCAAGAATCTGTGAAGCGTGACTGTTAGGATTTAGAAGAACGTGAATCAAAAATCAGATGCCTTCTGCAAACAAACCGCAACTCAGGCCTTATTAGATATTTTGCATGCCCTTGTGGGGCATTCTCTCAAAGATAAAGAGCAGGTGAAACCTACTGGGGCCCcaaactgcaataaaagattaattatcATAATTACTAAACTAGGTAATGTGTCGCCCATCCATAACTCACTGCTGCTCTGTCTCTCCACAGATAGTAGCAGCTATCTTGGCCATAGCAGGCATCGTCATGATGACCTATGCTGATGGGTTTCACAGCCACTCAGTCATCGGCATCACTCTGGTCGTGGCATCTGCTTCAATGTCAGCGCTCTACAAGGTAGACTCTGTTTTCATTCAATCAAAGCACAGAATCACCAAGACTAAAGgtttttattgatatatttGGCCTCAAGGGAGCAAACATTCAAAATGGTTTTGCATATTTCATCTGGCTTATTTATGAAATCCTTCTTAGGTGGCAGAAGAGAGGAAAAGATTATAGTGTAAAAGCCTCATAAATTCATTCTTTATTGCAGTATCAACATCTCTCacagaaatttagaaaaatccaaATGTAGTTCATTCAtttagggggggggggggggggatccatgttattaatatcttttaataaaagcaacactggcACAATTATTGATACCCATAATGACAAAGTctaaaaaatgaacagaactgAAGAATTGTTTCTAATCTTGccctacttttttttaattcaacgTGAGCTTGGGAACCTGTAATTAGTCTTGACTCTTTCCTTGGGGTATAAATATTACATGACACAGAGACCCATTTCTTTTAGCCACCGGCCACATGGCCGGCTGAGgacctaaatgtatttttaaccaCACACAGTGAGTCAGGTGGTAAGAGAGGTATAGAGCAGTAACATAGGTCACTTAGTCTCCAAAACAACAGTTGGACTCTAAATACATGCCAACTGGTTATTTAGGagtcaaacaagaaaaaaatatatattttcacaaattcaAACATTTGGAGTCTTTTAACTTGAACTTTGAGCTTTGATTAGATAAGACTAAGATTGAGCCATGAATAAAATGACACATCATGCCCAATGCTAAGCATGGTGGAGGATGCTTAATACTGCAagcatgtttttctcttttactctCACTACACGTTGGTGTGGTGCAGGAACACTTTGAAATACCATAGTAGCTTAAAGAGAAATTGAAGGACTCTACCTCCTTTGATTTTTCAGTGGAATTATGAGTCTAAATATGTCACTGAATCAACAATCAACACAGACAAAGGAGCCTTCTTCCATGACCATCTCAGTTTGCAGATGTTAATCCTATAAGATCTGTGGGTGGTGAGCTGTAGAGGGCATAATAAATGACAATGTACAGAGATTATGCGAAGAGGAAAAGGCAAAGTGAGATACTTTGACTTCTATGTAACAAGCAAATATTGCTGCTGCAAAATACTATATTTTGTCTTGCTTCACTTTGTCAGATttgaaatgacaataaaataaagcaattttaaaacatacatgtatatttttttttactagaaaaataaaacattttttgagagtTTGGTAAATGAAGTTGCAAgttcacatttaaacttttaaaagctaGCAAAGTATGCAGTTTCATGAACTACTGTAAAATGACAACTTTTTTGTAATTGTTCTACAAGActactgtaattttattgtgataaaaatgtgatgaaatcaTAGTAACCATGTTATATAATTACTGTGCtactttaaagaaattacagttaaactaatcaaattacagtaagattgtaataaaacttacagtaaaactgcaataaaattacAGCAACCCTGcaataaaatcacagtaaaactgTAATAGAATTACAGTAAggctactgtaaaaaaaattacagtaatgTTACTGTAAAGTTACTGTAATGTTTTTACcgtaaaaattacagtaactggCTGGCAACACTGCTGCCAGGAAGTTACTGTAAATTCTACAGTGACTTTTTGTACAGTGCACCCTGCTGTCTTTGTTGCCTAATGTGATACAAAGCAACAGCCATAACATGGCAGGTAGTTGGCAGGAAAACCCTCTGTAATACCCTTCAGCTCTATAAAGTGggagagtttttttgtttttctttccaaacacaTTTTCCCTCTCATATATCCTCAGGTACTCTTCAAGATGGTTCTGGGTAGTGCCAAATTTGGAGAGGCTGCACTCTTCCTGAGCATTGTCGGAAGTGCCAACtttgttttcatcagttttgTGCCAGTAATCCTGTATTTTACTCATGTGGAGTACACTGGCTCACCTGCAGATATCCCCTGGGCCTACCTCTGTGGAGTAGCAGCATTGCTTTTTGGTATAAGACAGATATAAGATTTTCATACAAAACTAAGAGTTCTCCTTCACATTCTCAATGCGTAACATATTTGTAATATGTTTTCTCCCAACAGCTTTCAACATCCTAGTGAACTTCGGCATTGCAATAACATACCCAACATTAATTTCCCTTGGCATTGTCCTAAGTGTCCCTGTGAATGCCAGTAAGTGTCTCAACCTTTCATCCAGTCCTGAATCTTCAGATTTgattacaatttaaaattttgtcagtTTGGAGTTTATAAATATACTCTTAATGTCAGTTTATATACATGTGTAGCTGTTAATTAACATTTACTGATTTTATTGATGCACTTGTACCACGCCTTTCactaaagaaatattaaaacaggTGATGAAAGACTCTGCTTAGTGGACCAATTAGGTACTACAGTAATACGTGTCAATGCAGTGTCCTTGTCTTCTTGCAGCAGGGAGTTAGCAATTGGTATGACTaacattttccttatttttttcacaccaggtttatttaaaaacattataacaAAGACATGCCGTTAATTAGCAAGAATCAAAATTTCCATGTGTGGATAGTTTGCACACATTGTTTTTAGGAATTTAAAAAGGCAACTGAACCCTtaaagatttcttctgttttgcattttttggcacatttattgtttcagatcagcaaaaaaacccccacaatattaaaaaaactgtcttaggaaacacaacaaaactgccataaaacagtaaaaacaaatttttgcatcactgtggaggaattttggtcCAATCTTTAGAACTGTTGtaattcagccacattggaCGACTGTTCAAAGcttatttttttgcttgtttgtctgtggaaagtcacattttcacataGGGCCGagttgttttggatattttttctcttgatgcaagaaatcaacatttgaaaactgaattgtatatttacttatttttattaacattttgaagggggggaaaaaaataaaataaatttgtggaAGTTGACACAAATACCTGCTTATAGTCCTGTATTAACACATTCTGGTTTGATTTCCCAGTGGTTGACCTCTACACCTGTGACATCAATTTCAACACGGTGCGCCTGATTGCTGTGTTCATCATCTGTCTGGGATTCctcatgctgctgctgccagagGACTGGGACCAGTGTATCATCCAGCTCACTACAAAGCTGCGTAAACGGGACGACCCTGCCGAGGTTGCCGGGGAGACGGGCGCCAACGCAGGCCTCAACTGGAGAGGGAGAGGCAGGACCTCCCTGTCAACATATGCACGTTGACTCCATTATAATTAAACGGGGAACATTAACACATCTTATCTGGCTAGTGGCTAGTGGCCTACAGTACATTGTGTTTTGCAAAGCTACCATAGGTTTGGAATGTGCTGTGATCAGACAATTCAACAAAGGGAGAGAGATACCAGAGCCTCAGAATGCATAGGAATTAAACACATTCTAGCTTTGTTTATTACTTAAAAACGGTATCAACTATGACTAAAGTCTCACTGTTGCGGAACCTTTAAATTCTTCTAGTTATTCATCGTATCCTTAAAAGACTTGCCAGCTTGCCTGATCAATtccagttagaaaaaaaaaagaaagaaaaga
The Xiphophorus hellerii strain 12219 chromosome 22, Xiphophorus_hellerii-4.1, whole genome shotgun sequence genome window above contains:
- the slc35f3b gene encoding putative thiamine transporter SLC35F3 isoform X2, encoding MKKHSARVAPLSACNSPVLTLTKVEGEDRTRENVVGSTDAQSASAPGGETGTSRRRLHCCIRVTAVQVRKALWGVAMVMCVCSSWAGSTQLAKLTFKQFDAPFTLTWFATSWNCLFFPVYYVGHLCKSPERQTPRQRLRECCRFFGDEGLTPKVFFTKVAPFGLLWILTNYLYLQALRKINTTDVSALFCCNKAFVFLLSWIVLRDRFMGVRIVAAILAIAGIVMMTYADGFHSHSVIGITLVVASASMSALYKVLFKMVLGSAKFGEAALFLSIVGSANFVFISFVPVILYFTHVEYTGSPADIPWAYLCGVAALLFAFNILVNFGIAITYPTLISLGIVLSVPVNAMVDLYTCDINFNTVRLIAVFIICLGFLMLLLPEDWDQCIIQLTTKLRKRDDPAEVAGETGANAGLNWRGRGRTSLSTYAR